The following are encoded in a window of Arthrobacter woluwensis genomic DNA:
- the sucD gene encoding succinate--CoA ligase subunit alpha translates to MSIYLNKDSKVIVQGITGGEGTKHTALMLKAGTNVVGGVNARKAGTTVRHTAADGSAVELPVYGTVKEAIAETGADVSIVFVPPAFTKAAVVEAIEAEIGLVVVITEGVPVQDSAEFWALAQSKVDADGKQITRIIGPNCPGIITPGESLVGITPANITGKGPIGLVSKSGTLTYQMMFELRDLGFSTAIGIGGDPVIGTTHIDALAAFEADPETKAIVMIGEIGGDAEERAADFIKANVTKPVVGYVAGFTAPEGKTMGHAGAIVSGSAGTAQAKKEALEAAGVKVGKTPSETAALLREVYSAL, encoded by the coding sequence ATGTCTATCTACCTGAACAAGGACTCCAAGGTCATCGTCCAGGGCATCACCGGCGGCGAAGGCACCAAGCACACCGCCCTGATGCTCAAGGCCGGCACCAACGTCGTCGGTGGCGTGAACGCCCGCAAGGCCGGCACCACCGTGCGTCACACCGCGGCCGACGGCTCCGCCGTCGAGCTCCCCGTGTACGGGACCGTCAAGGAAGCCATCGCCGAGACCGGCGCTGACGTCTCGATCGTCTTCGTGCCGCCGGCATTCACCAAGGCCGCCGTGGTCGAGGCCATCGAGGCCGAGATCGGCCTCGTCGTCGTCATCACCGAAGGCGTGCCGGTCCAGGATTCCGCCGAGTTCTGGGCCCTGGCTCAGTCCAAGGTCGACGCCGACGGCAAGCAGATCACCCGCATCATCGGCCCGAACTGCCCCGGCATCATCACCCCGGGTGAGTCCCTCGTGGGCATCACCCCGGCCAACATCACCGGCAAGGGCCCGATCGGTCTGGTCTCCAAGTCCGGCACCCTGACCTACCAGATGATGTTCGAGCTGCGCGACCTGGGCTTCTCCACCGCCATCGGCATCGGCGGCGACCCGGTCATCGGCACCACCCACATCGACGCCCTGGCCGCGTTCGAGGCCGACCCGGAGACCAAGGCCATCGTCATGATCGGTGAGATCGGTGGCGACGCCGAGGAGCGTGCCGCCGACTTCATCAAGGCCAATGTCACCAAGCCGGTCGTCGGCTACGTGGCGGGCTTCACCGCTCCCGAGGGCAAGACCATGGGCCACGCCGGCGCCATCGTCTCCGGCTCCGCGGGCACGGCTCAGGCCAAGAAGGAGGCCCTCGAGGCCGCCGGTGTGAAGGTCGGCAAGACGCCGTCCGAGACCGCCGCGCTGCTCCGCGAGGTCTACTCGGCTCTCTGA